A stretch of Bombina bombina isolate aBomBom1 chromosome 2, aBomBom1.pri, whole genome shotgun sequence DNA encodes these proteins:
- the LOC128647608 gene encoding vomeronasal type-2 receptor 26-like — protein sequence MTNCLDKKFPHSQCSTECQPGQRKALIRGQPSCCYICVPCADGEVSNITDSENCQKCPDDQWPNEKKDSCVLKIIEYLSYKKDITAIFLSFMSVSLLLLTVLVFGIFIFFFDTPIVKANNRNLSFILLTSIMLSYLCVFLFLGRPVDITCMLRQISFGISFSVAVSSLLAKTIMVGIAFKATKPGSSWRKWLSSKLSNSVVIILSSTQVIICVVWLTISPPYQEYNMHSEPGKIIIQCNEGSALAFYSVLGYMFLLAAASFITAFYTRTLPDSFNETKFITFSMLVFCSVWIAMIPAYLSTKGKQMVAVEIFAILASNTGLLGCIFLPKCFIIIFRPEINTKTYLLDRNKK from the exons ATGACAAACTGTTTGGATAAGAAG TTTCCACATTCTCAGTGTTCAACAGAGTGTCAACCTGGTCAAAGAAAAGCCCTGATACGAGGACAGCCTTCCTGCTGCTATATCTGTGTCCCATGCGCAGACGGGGAGGTCTCCAATATCACTG ATAGTGAAAATTGTCAAAAATGCCCAGATGATCAATGGCCTAATGAGAAAAAGGATTCATGTGTTCTTAAGATTATAGAATATTTGTCatataaaaaagatattacagCCATTTTCTTATCATTTATGTCAGTTTCCTTGCTTTTATTAACTGTCCTTGTTTTTGGAATTTTTATCTTCTTCTTTGATACCCCTATCGTCAAAGCTAATAACCGTAATCTCAGCTTCATTCTCCTTACCTCCATCATGCTGAGCTACCTCTGTGTGTTTTTGTTCCTTGGCCGTCCTGTGGATATAACGTGTATGCTCCGTCAGATCTCCTTTGGAATCAGCTTCTCAGTAGCTGTGTCTTCTTTGTTGGCCAAGACTATCATGGTTGGCATTGCTTTCAAAGCTACTAAACCTGGCAGCAGCTGGAGAAAATGGCTGAGCTCCAAACTGTCCAACTCTGTAGTTATAATTTTGTCATCTACACAAGTTATAATTTGTGTGGTTTGGTTGACAATATCACCACCTTACCAGGAGTATAACATGCACTCTGAGCCAGGAAAGATTATCATACAATGTAATGAGGGATCTGCACTTGCTTTTTACTCCGTCCTGGGATATATGTTTCTTCTGGCAGCGGCAAGTTTCATCACAGCTTTCTATACCAGGACATTACCGGACAGCTTTAATGAAACAAAGTTCATCACCTTCAGCATGTTGGTGTTCTGCAGTGTGTGGATTGCCATGATCCCGGCGTATCTCAGCACAAAGGGAAAACAGATGGTGGCTGTAGAGATATTTGCCATACTGGCTTCTAATACTGGACTTCTAGGCTGTATATTTTTACCAAAATGTTTCATCATCATATTTAGACCTGAAATTAACACAAAAACATATTTGCTTGACAGAAACAAAAAGTAA